Sequence from the Paludisphaera rhizosphaerae genome:
CCGCTATCCGCGACCTTATGGACCGGATGCCTGAGGATTTCCCCACGGAGCGAATCGCGGAAGCGGCCCGAGGCGTCGAAGGGGTCCGGTCCATCGAGAAACTACGAGTCCGAAGGCTCGGCACCGAATTCTTCGTCGACCTCCACGTCCAGGCGGACCGCATGATTCCCCTCTGGGAGGCTCATGTGATGAGCGGCAAGGTCAAAGGAGCCATCCGCTCGGCCGTCCCCAACGTGGCCGGAGTCCTCGTGCATATGGAACCGTTCGATTGACCGTAGGAGGTCGAAGTGACTCGTTACCGAATCTCGCTCGGCTGGCTCATGCTCGCTATCGCCCTAATCGGGTTTCATCTCGCGGTCGTCTGTTCCTCTTCTCCGCCTCTTGGTCTGGGCAACCTAGAAGTCGGCCTGTTGCCGAGCGTCACCGTTCTGGCCATCTCACTTATGTCTGTGTCGACGAACGGGCGACGCGGGGAACAAGGCCGGACCTTCGTCAGGGGCTTCGCGGCGTCTCTTGCGGTCACGGTCTGCATCTATCTTGTCTGCTGCCTGACGACCCCTGAACTCGTGAGGCGGTCCGTCGTGTACTACATCAACGAGATTGAGCCGAGCCTTTATGACGCCGACCTGGGCGAGGTCTATCGGTTGAGCCTGGAAGTCCAAGGATTGGTCCTCGGTTCGCCGCAACTGCTCGTTGCACTGGCCGGGGGGACGGTGGCGATGGGCATCGCGAGAGCGAGACGGAATGCGGCCGTTGCGACGGACCGGCGACTGGCCCCACGGTGAAATGGGCCGACCGAATAAGGCCACTTATCAGACGATTCCTCTGACGTCACCGATCGTTCAAATCCGCCGAGCCAGGTCGCCTTTCAGTCTGAGGACGGCGACTTCCTTCGCCTTCGCTTCGACCTCCACCGTTACGTCGAGGCTTCGCCAGCAGTCGGGGAAGTCGGTCGTGTCGATGAAGTCGTGGTGGCGTTCGGGGCGGGCTCCGGTCCAGCCGTCGATGGGGCTGGAGATGTGCAGGAGCGGCTCGCGGTTCCAGGTGGCGAGGGCGGCCGTCGTGGCCTCCTCGACGGACAGGCCGTCGGGGCGGCAACGGTGGTGGTGGACGTCGTAGACGAGCGGCACTCCGGTTGAGCGACAGACGGGCAGCAGGTCGGCCGGGGTGAAGACGCGGTCGTCGTTCTCGACGGTCAGGCGCTCGCGGGCTCGGGGAGATAGGCGGTCCAGGGCCCTGGCGAAATCAGCCAGCGCAGTCGGCTTGTCGCCGAACGCCCCGCCGCCGTGGACGTTGATCACGTCGGCCCCAATCCATTCGGCGACCTCGGCCTGATACTCAAGCTCGCGCAGCGAGGAGTCCACCACGTCCGCTCGCTTCGAGTTCAGGACGACGAACTGATCGGGATGGAAGCACGTCCGCAGGCCGTGGGCGCGGACGAAGTCGCCGCACTCCTTGAACCGGGCGACGACCTGGTCGGAGTTCGGCAGGTCTTCCACGTTGTAACCCAGCAGCGGGTGCGTCTTCAGCGGCAGGATCTGGCTGTTGACCCGGAAGCAGCCGATCCCATTCGCCGCGCAATACGTCAAGGCCGAGCGCAAAGACCCGGCGTTCGCCAGGCCGATCGCGGAGAGCTTCGCCAGGCCGGCCGCGCGGTCCAGCTTGCCGAGCGAGGCGGCCGTGGTCGTGGAGAACTTGATGGGCTCGTTGAGAAAGACGCAGCAGAGGCCGAACCGGATCACGAGGACCGTCCTTCGTCGAGAGCGCGGTCGAGGTTGAACGCGGCGCTGATCAGCGACAGGTGGGTCAGCGCCTGGGGATAGTTGCCCAGGGCCTCGCCGGTCGCACCGGTCTCCTCGCCATAGAGGCCGAGATGATTGGCGTATCCGAGCATATGTTCGAACATCAGGCGGGCGTCTCGCAGGTACTTGGGATCGGCCTTCCCGGCCCGGGTCAGGGCCTCGACCATCCAGAACGAGCACATATTGAAGGCGCCCTCTCGGCCGTCGAGCCCGTCGGGGCTCAACTCGGGGTCATAGCGGTAGACCAGGCTGTCGGATGACAGCCCCCCCTGCGCCAGCGGGCGGCGAATCGCCTCGACGGTCTTCAACAGCCGCGGGTCGGTCGGCGACAGGAAGAAGACCAACGGCATGATGAGGACCGAGGCGTCGAGCGCTTCGGCGCCGTACGCCTGGACGAACGAGCCCTGTTGATTGCTCCAGCCGTTCTTCATCACGTCCAGGTAGACCTCGTCGCGAGCCTTGATCCAGCGTTCGCGATCGGCGGGGAACGACCGCTTGTCAGCCAGTCGGATCGCCCGGTCGATGGCCACCCAGCACATGAGCTTGGAATAGACGTAATGCCGGCGGCCGCTGCGAGCCTCCCAGATTCCCTCGTCCTCGCGCTTCCAGTTGTCGCAGACGAAGTTCACGATCCGTTCAAGCTGGACCCACAGGTCGTAAGAGATCGGCGCGCCATGCTTGTTGTAGAGGTAGACGGCGTCCAGCAACTCGCCGTACAGATCGAGCTGAAGCTGGCCGGCGGCGCCGTTGCCGATTCGGACGGGCTTCGAGCCGCAGTAGCCGTCCAGGTGGCTCAATTCCTCTTCTGGCAAGTCGTGTCGACCGTCGATGCCGTAGACGACCTGGAACGGGGCGTCGCCGCAGTCCTCATGGCAGCGAGCCTCGATCCAGTTCATAAACCGACCGGCTTCCTCCGTGAAGCCGATCCGCATTAAGCCGTAGAGCGTGAAGGCGGCGTCGCGGATCCAGGTGAATCGATAATCCCAGTTCCGCTCACCGCCGATCTTTTCGGGAAGGCTGCACGTCGGCGCGGCGACGATCGCGCCGGTGGGTTCATAGGTCAGCAACTTCAGGGCCAGCGCGGAGCGCTCGACCATCTCGCGCCATCGCCCCTTGTAGGTGCAGTGCGACAGCCACGTCTGCCAGTAGGCGATCGTGGCGCGCATGAGCTCCTCCGCCTCGTCATGACCGAAGGGGCCGTCGGAAGGTCGGCGAAGGGCGAAGGCGACCGTCTCGCCCGGCTTGAGAGTGAACACCGCGGCGACGCCGTCGTCCTCGGGCGTCAGATCGATCGAGCCGACGAGTTCCAACTCCAGGCTGGGACCTTCGAACACGGCCCTGGCGCCGTCGATCCTCGTCTGGTGACGCGTGCGGGCGTAGTCGAACGCCGGCCGACAATGGAGGCGGAATGGGGCCGAGCCTCGGATGACGTGGACCTTTCGCACGAGGAACGGCGCACCGGGGACGTTGTGCAGGCCGACCGGCATGAAGTCGGTGATCTCGGCCACGCCTTTTTCGGAGAGGAAGCGCGTCACCAGGACGTTCGTGTCGGGCCAGTAGAGCTGCTTCCGGGTTGCATGCGGGCAGCTCGGGGCGATCCGGAACGATCCGCCCTTGTGCTCGTCGAGAATCGCGCCGAAGAGGCTCGGCGAGTCGAACCGTGGGTAACATAGCCAGTCGATCGACCCGTCCTGACCCACCAGGGCGGCCGTATGCAGGTCGCCGATCAGCCCGTATTCCTCAATTGGTCGATAGCCCATCGCGGCCCTGCCCTCCCCGGCGACGCGGAAGCGGAACGTCCGAGGAGGATGTCCGCAAACCGGGCGCCGGGGATCAAACTCAGCGTGAAGCCGCCGTCAGGCTGAGGATCGTCAGGTCGAGCGGTTTCCCCTTCGAGCCCGGTCCGAACGTCAGGACGACTTCCTTGACCTGGGCCAGGCCGGGGGTGGCGGGGAGTTGGAATTTGACCTCGGCCTCGCTGGTTCCAGTCCGGGCCAGTTCGGCGGTGATCTCCGTGGGGATCATCCCGGAATGAGTGTTGGTCGCCGTCTTGGCCGGCTTGAGCGCGATCT
This genomic interval carries:
- the uvsE gene encoding UV DNA damage repair endonuclease UvsE, translating into MIRFGLCCVFLNEPIKFSTTTAASLGKLDRAAGLAKLSAIGLANAGSLRSALTYCAANGIGCFRVNSQILPLKTHPLLGYNVEDLPNSDQVVARFKECGDFVRAHGLRTCFHPDQFVVLNSKRADVVDSSLRELEYQAEVAEWIGADVINVHGGGAFGDKPTALADFARALDRLSPRARERLTVENDDRVFTPADLLPVCRSTGVPLVYDVHHHRCRPDGLSVEEATTAALATWNREPLLHISSPIDGWTGARPERHHDFIDTTDFPDCWRSLDVTVEVEAKAKEVAVLRLKGDLARRI
- a CDS encoding glycoside hydrolase family 15 protein, with the translated sequence MGYRPIEEYGLIGDLHTAALVGQDGSIDWLCYPRFDSPSLFGAILDEHKGGSFRIAPSCPHATRKQLYWPDTNVLVTRFLSEKGVAEITDFMPVGLHNVPGAPFLVRKVHVIRGSAPFRLHCRPAFDYARTRHQTRIDGARAVFEGPSLELELVGSIDLTPEDDGVAAVFTLKPGETVAFALRRPSDGPFGHDEAEELMRATIAYWQTWLSHCTYKGRWREMVERSALALKLLTYEPTGAIVAAPTCSLPEKIGGERNWDYRFTWIRDAAFTLYGLMRIGFTEEAGRFMNWIEARCHEDCGDAPFQVVYGIDGRHDLPEEELSHLDGYCGSKPVRIGNGAAGQLQLDLYGELLDAVYLYNKHGAPISYDLWVQLERIVNFVCDNWKREDEGIWEARSGRRHYVYSKLMCWVAIDRAIRLADKRSFPADRERWIKARDEVYLDVMKNGWSNQQGSFVQAYGAEALDASVLIMPLVFFLSPTDPRLLKTVEAIRRPLAQGGLSSDSLVYRYDPELSPDGLDGREGAFNMCSFWMVEALTRAGKADPKYLRDARLMFEHMLGYANHLGLYGEETGATGEALGNYPQALTHLSLISAAFNLDRALDEGRSS